The Leptodactylus fuscus isolate aLepFus1 chromosome 3, aLepFus1.hap2, whole genome shotgun sequence genome has a segment encoding these proteins:
- the LOC142196528 gene encoding putative deoxyribonuclease tatdn3-A isoform X2, which produces MAGGYVDCHCHMTAEEFSQDTADILERSRKEGVRALVSVTEHAGELESLLHLSQRYPNYVMPCFGIHPIQSKAEGYRSVTLQDLEPALEEFEKYKDHLVGVGEIGLDFTPWLAPTSKEREEQLKVFQIQLDIAKRMDLPVNVHSRSAGRQAIAFLKEQGAERVLLHNFAGRPSVALEGVQAGYFFSFPPAVANNDQERNEPSNIYIPCEYIARVKGLSSEKVCEVTAHNAFRLFPKIQHKLNV; this is translated from the exons GATACAGCGGATATACTGGAAAGATCAAGAAAA GAAGGGGTCCGGGCTCTTGTGTCAGTGACAGAACACGCCGGAGAGCTGGAGAGTCTTCTTCATCTTTCGCAGAG gTACCCCAACTATGTTATGCCATGTTTTGGAATACATCCCATCCAGAGTAAGGCAGAAGGGTATCGCAGTGTGACACTGCAG GACCTGGAACCTGCTCTTGAAGAGTTTGAGAAGTACAAAGACCACCTTGTCGGCGTAGGAGAA ATTGGGTTAGACTTCACCCCCTGGCTCGCTCCCACCTCcaaggagagagaagagcagtTGAAGGTCTTTCAGATACAACTGGACATTGCAAAACGAATGGACTTACCAGT aaatgtcCATTCTCGTTCAGCCGGAAGACAAgctatagcctttcttaaggaacaAG GTGCTGAGAGAGTCTTATTGCACAATTTTGCTGGTCGCCCGTCAGTTGCCCTGGAAGGAGTGCAGGCTGGATACTTCTTCTCCTTCCCCCCAGCGGTGGCAAATAATGATCAG GAAAGGAATGAACCATCCAATATCTACATCCCCTGTGAGTACATTGCTCGTGTCAAGGGCCTGTCCTCAGAGAAAGTCTGCGAGGTGACCGCACATAATGCCTTCCGGCTTTTCCCAAAGATTCAACACAAACTGAATGTATAA
- the LOC142196528 gene encoding putative deoxyribonuclease tatdn3-A isoform X1 produces MAGGYVDCHCHMTAEEFSQDTADILERSRKEGVRALVSVTEHAGELESLLHLSQRYPNYVMPCFGIHPIQSKAEGYRSVTLQDLEPALEEFEKYKDHLVGVGEIGLDFTPWLAPTSKEREEQLKVFQIQLDIAKRMDLPVNVHSRSAGRQAIAFLKEQGAERVLLHNFAGRPSVALEGVQAGYFFSFPPAVANNDQREKLIRQIPMENICLETDSPALGPHRQERNEPSNIYIPCEYIARVKGLSSEKVCEVTAHNAFRLFPKIQHKLNV; encoded by the exons GATACAGCGGATATACTGGAAAGATCAAGAAAA GAAGGGGTCCGGGCTCTTGTGTCAGTGACAGAACACGCCGGAGAGCTGGAGAGTCTTCTTCATCTTTCGCAGAG gTACCCCAACTATGTTATGCCATGTTTTGGAATACATCCCATCCAGAGTAAGGCAGAAGGGTATCGCAGTGTGACACTGCAG GACCTGGAACCTGCTCTTGAAGAGTTTGAGAAGTACAAAGACCACCTTGTCGGCGTAGGAGAA ATTGGGTTAGACTTCACCCCCTGGCTCGCTCCCACCTCcaaggagagagaagagcagtTGAAGGTCTTTCAGATACAACTGGACATTGCAAAACGAATGGACTTACCAGT aaatgtcCATTCTCGTTCAGCCGGAAGACAAgctatagcctttcttaaggaacaAG GTGCTGAGAGAGTCTTATTGCACAATTTTGCTGGTCGCCCGTCAGTTGCCCTGGAAGGAGTGCAGGCTGGATACTTCTTCTCCTTCCCCCCAGCGGTGGCAAATAATGATCAG AGAGAAAAGTTGATCCGTCAGATCCCAATGGAGAACATCTGCTTAGAGACTGATTCTCCGGCTCTCGGACCGCACAGGCAG GAAAGGAATGAACCATCCAATATCTACATCCCCTGTGAGTACATTGCTCGTGTCAAGGGCCTGTCCTCAGAGAAAGTCTGCGAGGTGACCGCACATAATGCCTTCCGGCTTTTCCCAAAGATTCAACACAAACTGAATGTATAA